One stretch of Limnohabitans sp. DNA includes these proteins:
- a CDS encoding DUF2160 domain-containing protein, with translation MFDWMVWTTPVAIFFTCIVLMLVGMTVWEIKSPTIERKGFLPLVTTRGDRLFIGLLGSAYIHLAFVGLAGRIAQGLSLEQEPSIWFAFGIASIWMVLVMRKG, from the coding sequence GTGTTTGACTGGATGGTGTGGACCACACCCGTAGCCATTTTTTTCACTTGCATTGTGCTCATGCTGGTCGGCATGACGGTGTGGGAAATCAAGTCTCCGACGATAGAACGCAAGGGCTTCCTGCCCTTGGTCACCACGCGTGGTGACCGCCTGTTCATCGGCTTGCTCGGCTCGGCCTACATCCATTTGGCTTTTGTCGGCTTGGCCGGCCGCATCGCCCAAGGCTTGTCGCTGGAGCAGGAACCCAGCATCTGGTTCGCCTTCGGCATCGCTTCCATCTGGATGGTGCTGGTCATGCGCAAGGGTTGA
- a CDS encoding IS256 family transposase, protein MTVSNELIDQLLAGYKKPEDLIGENGLLKQLTKRLVERALEAEMTEHLGHTKNASVANAAGNARNGKSKKTLKGDFGELPIDIPRDRHASFEPQIVPKHQTRWTGFDDKILSLYARGMTVREIQGHLQEMYGTEVSPTLISSVTDAVMDEVKAWQARPLDALYPIVYLDCIHVKTRDSGVVRNKAVYLALGINMAGEKEILGLWIAQTEGAKFWLQVVTELKNRGVADIFIACVDGLKGFPEAIEAVYPQTAVQLCLVHMVRHSLNYVSWKMRKVVAADLKTIYSSATADDAVLRLQEFEEKWGADYPTIVKSWCSNWERIVPFFEYPPEIRRIIYTTNAIESVNMSLRKVTKSRGSFSSDEALLKLFYLALNNISKKWTMPLRDWKAALTRFTIQFEGRMPND, encoded by the coding sequence ATGACCGTAAGCAACGAATTGATCGACCAGCTGCTCGCTGGCTATAAAAAACCTGAAGACCTCATCGGCGAGAACGGCCTGCTCAAGCAGCTGACCAAGCGCCTTGTGGAGCGCGCTTTGGAAGCCGAGATGACCGAGCACTTGGGTCACACCAAGAATGCCAGCGTGGCCAACGCCGCTGGCAATGCCCGCAACGGCAAAAGCAAAAAGACCCTCAAAGGCGACTTTGGCGAGCTGCCCATTGATATCCCCCGTGATCGCCACGCCAGCTTTGAGCCGCAGATCGTGCCCAAGCACCAGACGCGCTGGACGGGTTTTGATGACAAGATTTTGTCCCTGTATGCCCGAGGCATGACGGTACGTGAGATTCAGGGGCATCTCCAGGAAATGTATGGCACCGAGGTGTCGCCCACGCTGATCTCATCGGTTACGGATGCCGTCATGGACGAGGTCAAGGCTTGGCAGGCGCGTCCACTGGATGCGCTGTACCCGATCGTTTACCTGGACTGCATCCACGTCAAAACCCGTGACTCAGGCGTGGTGCGCAACAAGGCCGTATATCTGGCCTTGGGCATCAACATGGCGGGCGAGAAGGAAATCCTGGGGCTGTGGATTGCCCAGACCGAAGGGGCCAAGTTCTGGCTGCAGGTGGTCACGGAGCTCAAGAACCGGGGCGTGGCTGACATCTTCATCGCCTGCGTGGATGGCTTGAAGGGCTTTCCCGAGGCAATAGAGGCTGTATATCCGCAAACGGCGGTGCAGCTGTGTCTGGTGCACATGGTGCGCCACAGCCTGAACTATGTGAGCTGGAAGATGCGCAAAGTGGTGGCCGCAGACCTGAAGACCATCTACAGCAGCGCAACTGCGGATGATGCCGTGCTGCGGCTGCAGGAATTCGAAGAAAAATGGGGCGCTGACTACCCGACCATTGTGAAATCGTGGTGCAGCAACTGGGAGCGGATCGTGCCGTTCTTTGAATATCCTCCAGAGATTCGGCGGATCATTTACACGACCAACGCCATCGAGTCGGTGAACATGAGTCTGCGCAAGGTGACCAAGAGCCGGGGCTCGTTCTCCAGCGATGAGGCATTGCTGAAATTGTTCTACCTGGCGCTGAACAACATCAGCAAGAAGTGGACGATGCCGCTCAGAGATTGGAAAGCCGCATTGACCCGGTTTACCATTCAGTTCGAAGGCAGGATGCCCAATGACTGA
- the ltnD gene encoding L-threonate dehydrogenase: MTDLSPVYTKCRTPFGVAHDSLASLGAACDVVVSVVVNAAQTEAVLFGDGTTPGCAASMKPGSVFVMCSTVDPNWSVALEARLEAMGLRYVDAPISGGAAKAASGQMTMMTAAKPEAYAVAEPFLNAMAAKVYKLGDSAGAGSKVKIINQLLAGVHIAAAAEAMALGLREGVDPAALYEVITNSAGNSWMFENRMAHVLAADYTPLSAVDIFVKDLGLVLDMARASKFPLPLSSTAHQMFMQASTAGFAKEDDSAVIKIFPGIELPKGKS, from the coding sequence ATGACTGATCTCAGCCCCGTTTACACAAAATGCCGTACACCCTTCGGTGTGGCACACGACAGCTTGGCATCTCTGGGCGCAGCGTGCGACGTGGTCGTGTCGGTGGTGGTGAATGCCGCCCAGACCGAAGCCGTGTTGTTTGGCGACGGCACCACCCCCGGTTGCGCCGCCAGCATGAAGCCCGGCAGCGTGTTCGTGATGTGCTCCACTGTCGACCCGAATTGGTCGGTGGCTTTGGAAGCGCGCCTCGAAGCCATGGGCCTGCGTTATGTGGATGCGCCGATTTCGGGCGGTGCCGCCAAAGCCGCATCTGGCCAGATGACGATGATGACGGCGGCCAAGCCCGAGGCCTATGCCGTGGCCGAGCCATTTTTGAACGCGATGGCCGCCAAGGTCTACAAGCTGGGCGACAGCGCGGGCGCAGGCAGCAAGGTCAAGATCATCAACCAGCTTTTGGCGGGCGTGCACATTGCGGCGGCGGCCGAGGCCATGGCGCTGGGCCTGCGCGAGGGCGTGGACCCAGCCGCTTTGTACGAGGTGATCACCAACAGCGCAGGCAACAGCTGGATGTTTGAAAACCGCATGGCCCATGTGCTGGCGGCCGACTACACGCCGCTGTCGGCCGTGGACATTTTTGTGAAAGATTTGGGGCTGGTGCTGGACATGGCGCGCGCCAGCAAGTTCCCGCTGCCGCTGTCGAGCACCGCGCACCAGATGTTCATGCAGGCCAGCACCGCTGGCTTTGCCAAGGAAGACGACAGCGCGGTGATCAAGATTTTTCCGGGCATTGAACTGCCGAAAGGCAAGTCATGA
- a CDS encoding carbohydrate ABC transporter permease: MVKRRFKKRTLFLIAYLVFALLPIYWMVNMSFKTNQEILSSFTLWPNEFTWANYQTIFTDPSWYSGYINSLIYVAINTVISLTVALPAAYAFSRYRFLGDKHVFFWLLTNRMTPPAVFLLPFFQLYTTMGLMDTHIAVAMAHLLFNVPLAVWILEGFMSGIPREIDETAYVDGYSFPRFFFTIFLPLIKAGVGVAAFFCFMFSWVELLLARTLTSVNAKPIVATMTRTVSASGMDWATLAAAGTLTIVPGAIVIWFVRNYIAKGFAMGRV, translated from the coding sequence ATGGTTAAGCGGCGATTCAAGAAGAGGACCTTGTTCCTCATCGCCTACCTGGTGTTTGCGCTGCTGCCCATCTATTGGATGGTCAACATGAGTTTCAAGACAAATCAGGAGATCCTTTCTTCATTCACCCTTTGGCCTAACGAGTTCACCTGGGCCAACTACCAGACCATCTTCACCGACCCTTCCTGGTACTCTGGTTACATCAACAGCCTGATTTATGTGGCCATCAACACGGTGATCTCACTCACCGTGGCCCTGCCGGCAGCCTATGCGTTCTCGCGCTACCGCTTTCTGGGTGACAAGCACGTGTTCTTCTGGTTGCTCACCAATAGGATGACGCCTCCGGCCGTATTCCTGCTGCCGTTCTTTCAGCTCTACACCACCATGGGGCTGATGGACACCCACATCGCCGTGGCCATGGCACACCTGCTGTTCAATGTGCCGCTGGCCGTATGGATTCTGGAAGGGTTCATGAGCGGCATCCCACGCGAGATCGATGAAACCGCCTATGTGGACGGCTACAGCTTCCCCCGCTTTTTCTTCACCATCTTCCTGCCCTTGATCAAGGCGGGTGTGGGTGTAGCCGCCTTCTTCTGCTTCATGTTCAGCTGGGTCGAGCTGCTGCTGGCTCGCACGCTGACCAGCGTCAACGCCAAACCTATCGTGGCCACCATGACCCGTACCGTGAGCGCCAGTGGCATGGACTGGGCGACGCTGGCCGCCGCCGGGACTCTCACCATCGTGCCTGGCGCGATTGTGATCTGGTTCGTGCGCAACTACATCGCAAAAGGTTTCGCTATGGGACGTGTGTAA
- a CDS encoding ABC transporter ATP-binding protein — MQLSLELVGKTVGPSVHLHPQSLTLVPGCVTVLLGATQAGKTSLMRIMAGLDVPTTGRVLADGVDVTRVAVRQRNVAMVYQQFVNYPSMTVAQNIASPMKLRGERDIDHKVQDLAARLHIEVFLDRLPSELSGGQQQRVALARALAKGAPLMLLDEPLVNLDYKLREELREELTLLFSSGESTVVYATTEPGEALLLGGYTAVMDAGELLQYGPTAELFHAPQSIRVARAFSDPPMNLVPAEAVNGGARVGGGAVWPLALPANAPGQLVLGVRAGGLRDQARPFDVTLTGRVELAEIAGSDTFVHVHTAVGNLVAQLPGVHDCPLGAPITLYLNPESLFVFDAAGPLVRAPARPGKVA, encoded by the coding sequence ATGCAGCTTTCTCTGGAGCTGGTGGGCAAGACGGTGGGGCCTTCGGTCCACCTGCACCCCCAAAGCCTCACACTGGTGCCCGGCTGCGTCACGGTTCTGCTGGGCGCCACTCAGGCCGGCAAAACCAGCCTGATGCGCATCATGGCCGGCCTGGATGTGCCCACCACCGGACGCGTGCTGGCAGATGGCGTCGACGTGACCCGGGTTGCGGTTCGGCAGCGCAACGTGGCCATGGTCTACCAGCAGTTCGTCAATTACCCATCCATGACGGTGGCTCAGAACATCGCATCCCCCATGAAGCTTCGTGGCGAAAGGGACATCGACCACAAGGTGCAGGACCTGGCTGCTCGATTGCACATCGAGGTGTTTCTGGACCGTCTGCCCTCCGAACTGTCGGGCGGCCAGCAACAACGCGTTGCGCTGGCCCGCGCCCTGGCCAAAGGGGCACCGCTGATGTTGTTGGATGAACCCCTGGTGAATCTCGACTACAAGCTGCGCGAGGAATTGCGCGAAGAACTCACCCTGCTGTTTTCCAGTGGCGAGTCCACCGTTGTCTACGCCACCACCGAACCCGGCGAGGCCTTGCTGCTGGGCGGCTATACGGCTGTGATGGATGCTGGCGAATTGCTCCAGTATGGCCCCACGGCCGAGTTGTTTCATGCCCCGCAGAGCATCCGCGTAGCCCGGGCCTTCAGCGACCCGCCCATGAATCTCGTGCCGGCCGAGGCAGTGAACGGCGGTGCGCGCGTTGGCGGTGGTGCGGTATGGCCACTGGCCTTGCCGGCCAACGCACCGGGCCAGCTTGTGCTCGGTGTGCGCGCCGGCGGCCTGCGCGATCAGGCCCGGCCATTCGACGTGACACTGACTGGCCGCGTCGAGCTGGCAGAAATCGCCGGCTCCGACACCTTTGTCCATGTCCACACCGCGGTGGGCAACCTTGTGGCCCAGCTTCCCGGTGTGCATGACTGTCCGCTGGGTGCACCCATCACGCTCTACCTGAACCCCGAGAGCCTGTTTGTCTTTGATGCCGCAGGCCCGCTGGTGCGGGCCCCGGCCCGACCCGGAAAGGTCGCCTGA
- a CDS encoding ABC transporter substrate-binding protein: protein MKLRHTTLALAALLALGAQVAWANETAAKRWIDNEFQPSTLSKEQQMGEMKWFIDAAKKLKAKGVKEISVVSETITTHEYESKTLAKAFEEITGIKVKHDLIQEGDVVEKLQTSMQSGKSIYDGWISDSDLIGTHYRYGKVMNLTDYMAGKGKEWTNPGLDLKDFIGLSFTTGPDKKLYQLPTQQFANLYWFRADLFERKDLKDRFKAKYGYDLGVPLNWSAYEDIADFFSNDVKNIDGKPIYGHMDYGKKDPSLGWRFTDAWLSMAGTADVGIPNGKPVDEWGIRASGDGCTPQGASVSRGGATNSPAAVYALTKYIDWMKKFAPKEATGMTFGEAGPVPAQGQIAQQIFWYTAFTADMTKPGLPVVNADGTPKWRMAPGPNGPYWKQGMQNGYQDVGSWTFFANHDENRTAAAWLYAQFVTAKTTSLKKTIVGLTPIRESDIQSKAMTDMAPKLGGLVEFYRSPARVAWTPTGTNVPDYPRLAQLWWQNVAEAVTGEKTPQQAMDNLAEQMDQVMARLERSGMARCAPKLNPKGDPNKYLSDKAAPWKKLANEKPRGQTIAYDQLLNAWKNGKVR from the coding sequence ATGAAATTGCGACACACCACCTTGGCACTGGCAGCCCTGCTGGCCTTGGGTGCTCAGGTAGCCTGGGCCAATGAGACAGCTGCCAAGCGTTGGATTGACAATGAATTCCAGCCCTCCACCTTGTCCAAAGAACAGCAAATGGGGGAAATGAAGTGGTTCATCGATGCCGCCAAAAAGCTCAAGGCCAAGGGCGTCAAAGAGATTTCGGTGGTCTCTGAAACCATCACCACCCACGAGTACGAGAGCAAGACTCTGGCCAAAGCCTTCGAGGAAATCACCGGCATCAAGGTCAAGCACGACCTGATTCAGGAAGGCGACGTGGTCGAAAAGCTCCAGACCTCCATGCAATCGGGCAAGTCGATCTACGACGGCTGGATCAGTGACAGTGATCTGATCGGTACGCACTACCGCTACGGCAAGGTCATGAACCTGACTGACTACATGGCTGGCAAAGGCAAGGAGTGGACCAACCCGGGCCTGGACCTGAAGGATTTCATTGGCCTGAGCTTCACCACCGGACCCGACAAAAAACTCTACCAGCTGCCCACCCAGCAGTTTGCTAACCTGTATTGGTTCCGTGCCGACCTGTTCGAGCGCAAGGACCTGAAAGACAGATTCAAGGCCAAATACGGCTACGACCTTGGCGTGCCCTTGAACTGGAGCGCCTATGAGGACATCGCCGACTTCTTCTCCAACGATGTGAAAAACATCGACGGCAAGCCGATCTACGGCCACATGGACTACGGCAAGAAAGACCCATCGTTGGGCTGGCGTTTCACCGACGCCTGGCTGTCCATGGCCGGTACCGCGGATGTGGGCATTCCCAACGGCAAACCAGTGGACGAATGGGGCATCCGCGCTTCGGGCGACGGCTGCACCCCGCAGGGTGCCTCGGTGTCCCGAGGTGGTGCCACCAACTCACCAGCCGCTGTTTACGCGCTCACCAAGTACATCGACTGGATGAAGAAGTTCGCGCCCAAGGAAGCCACCGGCATGACTTTTGGTGAAGCCGGCCCCGTGCCGGCCCAGGGCCAGATCGCGCAACAGATTTTCTGGTACACCGCCTTCACCGCCGACATGACCAAGCCGGGTCTGCCAGTGGTCAACGCAGACGGCACCCCCAAGTGGCGCATGGCCCCCGGCCCGAATGGCCCGTACTGGAAGCAGGGCATGCAAAACGGCTACCAGGACGTGGGCAGTTGGACGTTCTTTGCCAATCACGACGAGAACCGTACGGCGGCTGCCTGGCTGTACGCTCAGTTCGTGACCGCCAAGACCACCTCGCTGAAGAAAACCATCGTCGGCCTCACCCCCATTCGCGAGTCCGATATCCAGTCCAAAGCCATGACCGACATGGCGCCTAAGCTGGGTGGCCTGGTCGAGTTCTACCGCAGCCCGGCCCGCGTGGCCTGGACGCCCACTGGCACCAACGTGCCCGACTACCCACGCCTGGCCCAACTCTGGTGGCAGAATGTGGCCGAGGCGGTCACTGGTGAGAAAACACCACAACAGGCCATGGACAATCTGGCAGAGCAGATGGACCAGGTCATGGCCCGCCTGGAGCGCTCCGGCATGGCACGTTGCGCCCCCAAACTCAATCCGAAGGGCGATCCCAACAAGTACCTCAGCGACAAGGCGGCTCCCTGGAAGAAGCTGGCCAACGAGAAGCCCAGGGGACAAACCATTGCTTACGACCAGTTGCTCAATGCCTGGAAGAACGGCAAGGTGCGCTGA
- a CDS encoding DeoR/GlpR family DNA-binding transcription regulator encodes MNLNPRHTQLLDAVRASSPQTIEALAERFGVTLQTVRRDVKRLVEAGLLSRFHGGVRQPVSTTENIAYRQRQRMSSQAKICIARAVASRVPNGCSLIMNIGTTIEAVAHELRHHQGLRVITNNLHIASVMSTYPDCEVIVAGGQVRSGDQGIVGEATVDFMRQFKVDIGLIGISGIEADGTLRDFDYREVKVARTIVEHSREVWLAADHSKFNRSAMVELARLDDIDVLFTDQPPPSPFDEQLALGNVKCVLCDTEPNTD; translated from the coding sequence ATGAACCTGAATCCGCGCCATACCCAACTGTTGGACGCAGTACGCGCCAGCAGCCCCCAAACCATTGAGGCTCTGGCCGAGCGTTTTGGTGTCACGCTACAGACCGTGCGGCGCGACGTGAAGCGTCTCGTTGAGGCGGGGTTGCTGTCCCGATTTCACGGCGGGGTGCGGCAGCCTGTCTCGACCACCGAGAACATTGCCTACCGACAACGCCAACGCATGTCATCGCAGGCCAAGATCTGCATCGCGCGGGCGGTGGCAAGCCGTGTGCCCAACGGATGCTCCCTGATCATGAACATCGGCACCACCATAGAGGCGGTAGCGCACGAGCTGCGGCACCACCAGGGCCTGCGCGTGATCACCAACAACCTGCACATTGCGTCTGTGATGAGCACCTACCCGGACTGCGAGGTGATCGTGGCCGGAGGGCAGGTGCGCAGTGGGGACCAGGGCATCGTTGGCGAGGCCACTGTGGACTTCATGCGTCAGTTCAAGGTCGATATCGGCCTGATTGGCATCAGCGGTATCGAAGCCGATGGCACATTGCGTGACTTTGACTACCGCGAAGTGAAAGTGGCGCGTACCATTGTTGAACATTCGCGCGAAGTGTGGTTGGCCGCCGACCACAGCAAGTTCAACCGATCGGCCATGGTGGAGCTGGCACGGCTCGATGACATCGACGTGCTGTTCACCGACCAGCCCCCGCCTTCGCCATTCGACGAACAGCTGGCGCTGGGCAACGTGAAATGCGTGCTGTGTGATACCGAACCCAATACCGATTGA
- a CDS encoding carbohydrate ABC transporter permease translates to MSATTKPVNQKAWFLVLPVVVCVAFSAILPLMTVVNYSVQDILSPDRRVFVGTEWFAAVMRDEDLHGALWRQIQFSLAVLLIEIPLGIALALSMPAQGWKASAVLVIVALSLLIPWNVVGTIWQIFGRADIGMLGYYLQQAGFDYSYTGKASHAWWTVLVMDVWHWTPLVALLAYAGLRSIPDAYYQAASIDGASKWAVFRYIQLPKMRGVLMIAVLLRFMDSFMIYTEPFVLTGGGPGSATTFLSQYLTTKAVGQFDVGPAAAFSLIYFFIILLFCFVLYNWMQSLGASQKEATHG, encoded by the coding sequence ATGAGTGCCACCACCAAACCCGTCAATCAGAAAGCCTGGTTTCTGGTGCTGCCCGTCGTTGTGTGCGTGGCGTTCTCTGCCATCTTGCCACTGATGACGGTTGTCAATTACTCGGTCCAGGACATCCTGTCGCCAGATCGCCGAGTCTTTGTCGGCACCGAATGGTTTGCCGCCGTGATGCGGGACGAGGATCTCCACGGCGCTTTGTGGCGGCAGATACAGTTCTCGCTCGCGGTGCTGCTGATCGAGATCCCTCTGGGCATCGCACTGGCTTTGTCCATGCCAGCACAGGGCTGGAAGGCCTCGGCGGTACTGGTGATCGTGGCACTGTCTCTGCTGATCCCATGGAACGTTGTGGGCACCATCTGGCAAATCTTCGGTCGGGCCGACATCGGCATGCTGGGGTATTACCTGCAGCAGGCAGGCTTTGACTACAGCTACACCGGCAAGGCTTCGCACGCTTGGTGGACCGTGTTGGTCATGGACGTGTGGCACTGGACACCCTTGGTGGCCTTACTGGCCTATGCCGGCCTGCGAAGCATCCCCGATGCCTATTACCAAGCCGCCAGCATCGACGGCGCAAGCAAGTGGGCCGTGTTCCGCTATATCCAGTTGCCCAAGATGCGAGGGGTGCTGATGATTGCGGTGCTGCTGCGTTTTATGGACAGCTTCATGATCTACACCGAGCCTTTCGTACTCACCGGAGGAGGGCCTGGCAGTGCCACCACGTTCCTGTCGCAGTACCTGACCACCAAGGCAGTGGGGCAGTTCGACGTCGGCCCGGCAGCCGCCTTCTCCCTGATCTATTTTTTCATCATCCTGCTGTTTTGCTTCGTGCTCTACAACTGGATGCAGAGCCTGGGCGCATCCCAGAAGGAGGCGACTCATGGTTAA
- a CDS encoding glycerol-3-phosphate dehydrogenase/oxidase — protein sequence MKRAALLESLSRQSVYDLAVVGGGATGLGVALDAVLRGFSVVLLESHDFGSGTSSRSTKLLHGGVRYLAQGNLSLVREALAERGTVLRLAPHLAQPLSFVMPAYHWWQSPFYGIGLKLYDLLAGAAGLGRTELLSRERTLASLPGVNPQNLLGGVRYWDGQFDDARLVLALGRTAEAAGAVLMNYSKVTAVRRQADSAAARFELDVRDHFSGEVRTVAARCVVNATGVWVDELRAATQGQVPQTLVHRMVSPSQGVHVVVDQTFLGGDTALLVPKTRDGRVLFAVPWLGKLVLGTTDTPRQDLPRDPEPFQEELDFILSEASLALNRPVGREDVRSVWVGLRPLVAPARQAEGATKTLSREHTIVTGPNGLVTVTGGKWTTYRAMAEDVLERCFDERLLPRKPGGLTEHHALLGAGSGQPISLHVAPGLHLYGTEAQRVTACPGAETELGMGLTEAMVRFAVREEFAQTVEDVLARRWRSLFLDAAAAAAMAPSVASILLDEGCANPELDAFLSLCRRSKLSSAVGCAS from the coding sequence ATGAAACGCGCAGCATTACTTGAATCACTGTCCCGCCAGTCGGTGTACGACCTGGCCGTTGTTGGGGGAGGTGCCACCGGGCTCGGGGTGGCTCTCGATGCAGTGCTGCGCGGTTTTTCTGTCGTGTTGCTGGAGTCGCACGATTTCGGCAGCGGCACGTCTTCGCGCTCCACCAAGCTGTTGCACGGCGGTGTGCGCTATCTCGCCCAGGGCAACCTCTCCCTGGTTCGCGAGGCACTTGCCGAGCGTGGCACCGTTTTGCGGTTGGCACCCCATCTGGCACAGCCTCTGTCTTTCGTGATGCCAGCCTACCACTGGTGGCAGTCTCCGTTTTACGGTATCGGACTCAAGCTTTATGACCTTCTGGCCGGCGCTGCAGGTCTCGGTCGTACCGAACTCCTAAGCCGCGAACGCACCTTGGCATCGCTGCCCGGCGTGAACCCACAAAACCTGCTCGGAGGTGTCCGGTATTGGGATGGTCAGTTTGATGACGCCCGACTGGTGCTTGCCCTGGGTCGCACCGCTGAAGCGGCGGGGGCGGTGTTGATGAATTACAGCAAGGTCACGGCAGTGCGCAGGCAAGCCGATTCGGCTGCAGCCCGTTTTGAGCTGGATGTGCGCGATCATTTCTCGGGCGAAGTCCGCACCGTGGCCGCCCGGTGTGTCGTCAACGCCACGGGCGTGTGGGTAGACGAATTGCGCGCCGCCACCCAGGGACAAGTTCCGCAGACCCTTGTGCATCGCATGGTCAGTCCCAGTCAGGGTGTGCATGTGGTGGTGGACCAGACCTTCCTGGGGGGTGACACGGCGCTGTTGGTTCCTAAGACGCGCGATGGACGTGTTTTGTTTGCAGTGCCATGGCTGGGCAAGCTTGTGCTGGGCACCACCGACACCCCGCGCCAGGACCTGCCCAGAGATCCGGAGCCCTTCCAGGAAGAACTGGATTTCATCCTGTCAGAGGCCAGTCTGGCCCTGAATCGGCCCGTGGGACGTGAGGATGTGCGCAGCGTCTGGGTGGGATTGCGCCCACTGGTCGCTCCTGCGCGCCAGGCCGAGGGGGCCACCAAAACACTGTCGCGTGAACACACCATCGTGACCGGTCCCAACGGCCTGGTCACGGTCACCGGAGGCAAGTGGACAACCTATCGCGCCATGGCAGAAGACGTACTGGAGCGTTGTTTCGATGAGCGGTTACTGCCGCGCAAACCGGGCGGCTTGACCGAACACCATGCCCTCTTGGGCGCTGGTTCGGGCCAGCCCATATCGCTGCATGTCGCACCCGGACTGCATCTGTATGGCACAGAGGCTCAGCGTGTGACGGCCTGCCCCGGGGCCGAGACCGAACTCGGCATGGGACTCACGGAGGCCATGGTGCGATTTGCCGTTCGGGAGGAGTTTGCACAGACTGTTGAAGATGTGCTGGCACGCCGCTGGCGTTCGCTGTTTCTGGACGCCGCTGCCGCTGCCGCCATGGCACCTTCAGTCGCCTCTATCTTGCTGGATGAGGGCTGTGCCAACCCGGAACTCGACGCCTTCCTGTCCCTGTGCAGACGCAGCAAGCTGTCCAGTGCAGTTGGGTGTGCCTCCTGA
- a CDS encoding ABC transporter ATP-binding protein has translation MARIELDLAHAYRANPQRDEDYALLPLKMTFEDGGAYALLGPSGCGKTTMLNIMSGLLQPSQGWVKFDGHDVTRMSPQQRNIAQVFQFPVIYDTMTVAQNLAFPLKNRKVQASEIKARVGRIAEMLEMSHQLDMRAAGLSADQKQKISLGRGLVRSDVSAILFDEPLTVIDPHLKWQLRRKLKQIHHELKLTLIYVTHDQVEALTFANEVVVMSRGKAVQVGPAEALFERPAHTFVGHFIGSPGMNFLPARIETGKLLVLNQVLEVPAGRTLPVGPITLGIRPEYLSLSTEGCAGSLAAQVLRVQDIGTCQMVTCQMDVYILKVRLSPASAVPQPGDTVHLQVLGEHTCFYQNEVLVS, from the coding sequence ATGGCCCGCATCGAACTCGACCTGGCTCATGCCTACAGGGCCAACCCCCAGCGCGACGAGGATTACGCCCTGCTGCCGCTGAAGATGACCTTCGAGGACGGCGGTGCCTATGCCCTGTTGGGTCCGTCGGGCTGTGGCAAGACCACCATGCTCAACATCATGTCGGGGCTGCTGCAGCCCTCGCAGGGCTGGGTGAAATTCGATGGCCATGATGTCACCCGCATGAGCCCGCAGCAGCGCAACATCGCTCAGGTGTTCCAATTCCCGGTCATCTACGACACCATGACCGTAGCGCAGAACCTGGCCTTTCCACTGAAGAACCGAAAGGTACAGGCCAGCGAGATCAAGGCGCGTGTGGGCCGCATCGCCGAGATGCTGGAAATGAGCCACCAACTCGACATGCGCGCAGCCGGACTGAGCGCGGATCAAAAACAGAAGATCTCGCTGGGTCGCGGGCTCGTGCGCTCCGATGTGTCTGCCATTTTGTTCGACGAACCGTTGACCGTGATCGACCCGCACCTGAAATGGCAACTTCGCCGCAAGCTCAAACAAATCCACCACGAGCTCAAGCTCACCCTGATCTACGTCACGCACGACCAGGTGGAGGCACTCACTTTCGCCAATGAGGTGGTGGTCATGTCGCGCGGCAAGGCGGTGCAGGTGGGGCCGGCCGAGGCCCTGTTCGAGCGGCCGGCCCATACTTTTGTGGGCCACTTCATCGGTTCGCCCGGGATGAACTTTCTGCCCGCCCGAATCGAAACAGGAAAGTTGCTGGTGCTGAACCAGGTGCTTGAGGTGCCTGCCGGTCGCACGCTGCCAGTCGGTCCGATCACGCTGGGTATCCGACCAGAGTATCTGTCTTTATCGACTGAAGGTTGCGCGGGTAGCCTTGCAGCCCAGGTGCTGCGGGTGCAAGACATCGGCACCTGTCAAATGGTCACCTGCCAAATGGATGTATACATTCTGAAAGTCCGTCTCTCACCAGCATCCGCTGTGCCGCAACCTGGCGACACTGTCCACTTGCAGGTGCTGGGCGAGCACACATGCTTCTATCAAAACGAGGTTCTCGTGTCATGA